In one Dermacentor variabilis isolate Ectoservices chromosome 4, ASM5094787v1, whole genome shotgun sequence genomic region, the following are encoded:
- the Atox1 gene encoding antioxidant 1 copper chaperone, which yields MGLSQSEGRRVRCPLLLQRPFHSARARSPIAFGHGTRQRPFSFVENQKLLRSQKMASQVHEFHVEMTCEGCSGAVQRVLGKLADQGVNKVDIDLKAQRVFVDSTLSCEQLLEVLKKAGKTCSYVGVKK from the exons ATGGGGCTGAGTCAGTCAGAGGGGCGCCGCGTTCGCTGTCCTCTCCTTTTACAGCGGCCTTTTCACTCCGCAAGAGCGCGTTCACCCATTGCATTCGGGCACGGGACTCGCCAAAGGCCCTTCTCATTTGTGGAGAACCAAAAG CTGCTTCGGTCACAGAAGATGGCATCTCAG GTGCACGAATTTCACGTGGAAATGACCTGCGAGGGTTGTTCTGGTGCCGTGCAGCGGGTTCTCGGAAAGCTAGCAG ACCAAGGCGTAAACAAGGTTGACATCGACTTGAAGGCGCAGCGGGTCTTTGTCGATTCAACCTTGAGTTGTGAACAGCTGCTTGAAGTTCTAAAGAAAGCTGGCAAGACTTGCTCGTACGTTGGTGTGAAGAAGTAG